From Eptesicus fuscus isolate TK198812 chromosome 22, DD_ASM_mEF_20220401, whole genome shotgun sequence, a single genomic window includes:
- the LOC103290003 gene encoding putative tRNA (cytidine(32)/guanosine(34)-2'-O)-methyltransferase gives MGRTSKDKRDVYYRLAKENGWRARSAFKLLQLNEEFRLFQGVTRAVDLCAAPGSWSQVLSQKIGSPQGSGHVVAVDLQAMAPLPGVLQIQGDITQLSTAEDIIRHFEGCPADLVVCDGAPDVTGLHELDEYMQAQLLLAALNIATHVLKPGGCFVAKIFRGRDVTLIYSQLHVFFSSVLCAKPRSSRKASSEAFAICQGYDPPEGFLLDLTKPLLDHSYNRGLNQLDGPTHSIVPFVTCGDLSSYDSDLGYPLDLEDGSEHKYTPPMQPPMQPLCQQACTLKKKGQLAREIHPQDCAINTVDTLPQPLAAPQRHTLMASEVEDSKMNCSP, from the coding sequence ATGGGACGGACGTCCAAGGATAAGCGGGATGTCTACTACCGCCTAGCCAAGGAGAACGGCTGGCGTGCCCGCAGTGCCTTCAAGCTGCTACAACTCAATGAGGAATTCCGACTCTTTCAAGGTGTGACACGGGCAGTTGACCTGTGTGCAGCCCCGGGCAGCTGGAGCCAGGTGCTGAGCCAGAAGATCGGGAGTCCACAGGGGTCCGGCCATGTGGTGGCTGTGGACCTCCAAGCTATGGCTCCGCTACCAGGTGTGTTACAGATCCAGGGGGACATCACCCAGCTGTCCACTGCCGAGGACATCATCCGGCACTTTGAGGGCTGCCCGGCGGACCTGGTGGTGTGCGACGGGGCTCCCGATGTAACCGGCCTCCATGAGCTTGATGAGTATATGCAGGCCCAGCTTCTCCTCGCCGCTCTGAACATCGCTACACACGTCCTGAAGCCAGGGGGCTGCTTTGTAGCCAAGATCTTCCGAGGCCGGGATGTGACGCTGATCTACAGCCAGCTGCATGTCTTCTTCTCCAGCGTGCTCTGTGCCAAGCCCAGGAGCAGCCGGAAGGCCAGCAGCGAGGCCTTCGCTATCTGTCAGGGTTATGACCCCCCTGAGGGCTTCCTGCTGGACCTGACCAAACCCCTGCTGGACCACTCTTACAATAGAGGTCTCAACCAATTAGATGGTCCCACCCACAGCATTGTGCCGTTTGTGACCTGTGGGGACCTGAGCTCCTATGATTCGGACCTCGGTTACCCACTAGACCTGGAGGACGGCTCAGAGCACAAGTACACGCCACCCATGCAGCCCCCCATGCAGCCCCTGTGCCAGCAGGCCTGCACATTGAAGAAGAAggggcagctggccagggagaTCCATCCCCAGGACTGCGCCATCAACACAGTGGACACattgccccagcccctggctgccCCACAGCGCCACACCCTGATGGCCTCTGAGGTGGAAGACAGTAAAATGAATTGTTCACCTTAA
- the LOC103290005 gene encoding major histocompatibility complex class I-related gene protein isoform X1, with product MVLLLPLLIVFTVKHSVARTHSLRYFRLGVSEPGHGIPEFISVGYVDSHPITTYDSVSRLKEPRAPWMAEHLEPDHWERYTQLLRGWQQTFKVELERLQRHYNHSGFHTYQRMIGCELLEDGSTTGFLQYAYDGQDFIIFDKDTLSWIAIDNVAHITKRAWEANWHELQYQKNWLEEECIAWLKRFLEYGKDTLQRTEPPLVKVNRKETFPGITTLVCRAYGFYPPEISMIWMKNGEEIIQEVDYSDILPSGDGTYQTWVSVELDPQSSDLYSCHVEHCDVQMVLQVPQGSETILLVIKAVSGFIVLAMVLAGVGFLAWRRRPQVYCVPLWRPGPRSGFLP from the exons ATGGTGCTCCTGTTACCCCTCCTTATTGTGTTTACGGTGAAGCACAGCGTTGCCC GGACTCACTCTCTGAGATATTTCCGCCTGGGCGTTTCAGAACCTGGCCACGGGATCCCTGAATTTATTTCAGTGGGGTACGTGGACTCTCACCCCATCACCACATACGACAGTGTCTCTCGGCTGAAGGAGCCACGGGCGCCATGGATGGCGGAGCACCTGGAGCCGGATCACTGGGAGAGGTACACTCAGCTGCTGCGGGGCTGGCAGCAGACGTTCAAGGTGGAACTGGAGCGCCTGCAGAGACACTATAATCACTCAG GGTTTCACACTTACCAGAGGATGATTGGCTGTGAGTTGCTGGAGGATGGAAGCACCACAGGATTTTTGCAATATGCATATGACGGACAGGATTTCATTATCTTTGATAAGGACACGCTCTCCTGGATAGCTATAGACAATGTGGCCCACATCACCAAGAGGGCGTGGGAGGCCAATTGGCATGAGTTACAATATCAGAAGAATTGGCTGGAGGAAGAATGTATCGCCTGGTTAAAGAGATTCCTGGAGTATGGGAAAGACACTCTACAAAGAACAG AGCCCCCACTGGTCAAAGTAAATCGCAAAGAAACCTTTCCAGGGATTACAACTCTTGTCTGCAGAGCTTATGGCTTTTACCCCCCTGAAATTTCCATGATTTGGATGAAAAATGGGGAAGAAATTATCCAAGAAGTGGATTATAGCGACATTCTTCCCAGTGGGGATGGGACCTATCAGACATGGGTATCTGTGGAGCTGGATCCTCAGAGCAGCGACCTTTACTCCTGTCACGTGGAGCACTGTGACGTCCAAATGGTTCTTCAGGTCCCTCAGG GATCAGAAACTATCCTTCTGGTGATCAAAGCTGTCTCTGGGTTCATTGTCCTCGCCATGGTCCTGGCTGGAGTTGGCTTCCTGGCCTGGAGAAGGAGGCCCCAAG TGTACTGTGTACCACTCTGGAGACCAGGCCCAAGGAGTGGATTTTTGCCATAA
- the LOC103290005 gene encoding major histocompatibility complex class I-related gene protein isoform X2, translated as MVLLLPLLIVFTVKHSVARTHSLRYFRLGVSEPGHGIPEFISVGYVDSHPITTYDSVSRLKEPRAPWMAEHLEPDHWERYTQLLRGWQQTFKVELERLQRHYNHSGFHTYQRMIGCELLEDGSTTGFLQYAYDGQDFIIFDKDTLSWIAIDNVAHITKRAWEANWHELQYQKNWLEEECIAWLKRFLEYGKDTLQRTEPPLVKVNRKETFPGITTLVCRAYGFYPPEISMIWMKNGEEIIQEVDYSDILPSGDGTYQTWVSVELDPQSSDLYSCHVEHCDVQMVLQVPQGSETILLVIKAVSGFIVLAMVLAGVGFLAWRRRPQENNEVIYLPAPDQ; from the exons ATGGTGCTCCTGTTACCCCTCCTTATTGTGTTTACGGTGAAGCACAGCGTTGCCC GGACTCACTCTCTGAGATATTTCCGCCTGGGCGTTTCAGAACCTGGCCACGGGATCCCTGAATTTATTTCAGTGGGGTACGTGGACTCTCACCCCATCACCACATACGACAGTGTCTCTCGGCTGAAGGAGCCACGGGCGCCATGGATGGCGGAGCACCTGGAGCCGGATCACTGGGAGAGGTACACTCAGCTGCTGCGGGGCTGGCAGCAGACGTTCAAGGTGGAACTGGAGCGCCTGCAGAGACACTATAATCACTCAG GGTTTCACACTTACCAGAGGATGATTGGCTGTGAGTTGCTGGAGGATGGAAGCACCACAGGATTTTTGCAATATGCATATGACGGACAGGATTTCATTATCTTTGATAAGGACACGCTCTCCTGGATAGCTATAGACAATGTGGCCCACATCACCAAGAGGGCGTGGGAGGCCAATTGGCATGAGTTACAATATCAGAAGAATTGGCTGGAGGAAGAATGTATCGCCTGGTTAAAGAGATTCCTGGAGTATGGGAAAGACACTCTACAAAGAACAG AGCCCCCACTGGTCAAAGTAAATCGCAAAGAAACCTTTCCAGGGATTACAACTCTTGTCTGCAGAGCTTATGGCTTTTACCCCCCTGAAATTTCCATGATTTGGATGAAAAATGGGGAAGAAATTATCCAAGAAGTGGATTATAGCGACATTCTTCCCAGTGGGGATGGGACCTATCAGACATGGGTATCTGTGGAGCTGGATCCTCAGAGCAGCGACCTTTACTCCTGTCACGTGGAGCACTGTGACGTCCAAATGGTTCTTCAGGTCCCTCAGG GATCAGAAACTATCCTTCTGGTGATCAAAGCTGTCTCTGGGTTCATTGTCCTCGCCATGGTCCTGGCTGGAGTTGGCTTCCTGGCCTGGAGAAGGAGGCCCCAAG AGAACAATGAAGTTATCTACCTTCCTGCACCAGATCAGTAA